CCGGACCGCGGGATCCGACAGCGACGTTCCAGACATGTATCCAGCCTAGGTGTTCCCGGCCGAAGGTACACGTTCCCGCGTGGCCGATTCTTTACCGCTTACCGGATAGCGCCCGCGGGAAGGAAACAGACACCGCGGGAAGGAAGCGGTCCCGCGGTATCCAGGACGAACAATTGCTCGCTCACCCCCCATCCGAGAGTCGGTTGCCGATGTGTGCGGCCACCATCATGATCGTGGCGTGCGGCCCGCTACGGCCTCCCGTCGGCAGGATCGACCCGTCGACGATCCGCAAGCCCTCGGTTCCATGGACCGCACCGAGTGCGTCGGTGCGCACTCCCATGGGCATGGTGCCCCACGCGTGCTGGGAGAACCCGGGCACGGTGGCCACCGAGACACTGTCGGGCACCACGATGTCGGCGAACTCGGACGAGTGCAGCATCTCCACCATCTCGTCGGCACCCGCCCGCATCGCGGCGGTGACCTCTGCCGACGGCTCTCCGAACTCGAGACGGACACGTTCGCCGCCGGCGACGAGCCGCACCGGCGAACGGTGCATCGCGGTCACCTCGACCATCGGTCCACTGTGTGGGAGACCGTCGATGTAGGTCGCGAAATCATCCCGATAGCAACGGATCTCGAGACCGCCGTCGGTGTGCAGCACGGACGGCAGCACCATGCCGGGTTCGGCCGGTTCCTTTCGGCGGTAGGAGACGGCCAGCCCCCGATGCTCACCGGCCTCGAGGAACGTCGCCCCGTCGAGCGGTTCGAGGTCCGAGGCGAGCAGCAGCTGGGCGGTGCCCAGCGTGCCGGCGGTCAGGACCACCTCGCCGGCTCGGACGGTGAACCGATCGGTGTGCACACCGGCGACACGGCGACCGTCGGAGACCTGGAGCCGCCGGACCTCGCAATCGGGCACGACGCGGAGATTGGGCCGGCCCAGGGCCTGGGCGAGGTAGGCCTCGGCGGCGGTCCGGCGCAGCATCCCGGACCGGTTGCCGAGCACACGGTTCACGCCGACCACCGGCCAGCGGTCATGAATCGGCCGAACTGCCGTCCGGGCCGACCAGTACCGTTCGAAAGCCCTTCCGGCATCACCGAGTTCGTCGTCGGAGACCGGTGTGACACTCATCGTGCCCCCACCCTCGCCCCCGTCGAGCTCGGAGTAGGCGGCATCGATCGCGTCGAGGCCCCAGCCGTCCGGCCAGGCCGCGAAGTCATCCGGATGCCAGCGCAGGAAGTATCCGCCGTTGACCACGGAGGAGCCCCCGATCGCACACCCCCGCGCGGCGGTGAGCCCGTCGAGATCGGTGGTGTGCCGGACCGCGTGGGGCGCGTGGTCGCCGATGGGAAGACGTCGCAGGTCTCGCTCCTCGGGGCCCGGCCACCGCCCGGGGCCCCGCTCGAGCAGCACGACGTCCCGCCCGGTGTCCCGCGACAGCTTCTCCGCGAGGACGCAACCGGCGCTCCCCGCACCGACGATGACGACGTCGGCACTCATCGCCTCGGCGCTCGAGTCGTCGGCGCTCACGACACCGCGCTCATCACATCGGGGATCAGATGTTTCTTGCGGGGCAACGTCATCGGGAGATGACCGGGCGCAACGCTTCTGCGTCCCGGTGGGTGATGACGCCCTGCCACAGACCTGCGCCATAGGCGAGGTCGTCGAGGCGGCGCATCAGCAGGTAGCGGAACGGCCCCAGGGCCGGCGGGGTCGTCGGGTCCGCGAGAAGGTCCCGGAACCAGGACACCACCCCTTCGACGATCGCCACCTGGATCGCGAGGGTGCGGAACCGTCTCGACACGAGGGCCAGCAGCAGGGCCACCGGCCAGTAGTGCCGGCAGATCGCATCAGCCGCCTGCAGCAGTCCGAAGCCGGCGGCCCGGCCGGTGAGTTGCGCCGAGACGAGCGGCGCCGCCGGCAGGTCGCCCAGCCGCTTGCGGAGCCGGGTCGCGAGATGGGTCAGGATGAGCATCGCCAGCGCGGCGCCGAAGCGGGTGCGGGTCAGCAGGGCGGCGACGGCCGCGGCCATCGGCACCGACATCACCAGCGGGGCGGCCCGGTTTCCGTGACGGGCGGCGAGGTGGGCCGCGCCGGTTCCGTAGAAGCACCGGCGGGACAGCACCGACCGCATGTCGGTGCGGTGATCGTGTGCGACCCGCGCGACCGGGTCGTAGCGAATCCGCCACCCTGCAGCGTGCATACGCCAGCATGCATCCACGTCCTCGGCGACCCTGAGTGACTCGTCGAATCCGCAGAATGCGCTGCGCCGCACGACGATTGCCGCGCTGGGAACGTAGGGGACCCGAGTGGACGGCAGGACCGCGGACTCCTCGGGACCCATGTCCAGCGACGACCAGCCGTTCTCGTAGCGCTCGGCCAGCGAGGACGACCGGTCGGCGGACCGGAGCCCGACGATACGCGGGGCCACGATCCCCACCGTGGGGTCGG
The sequence above is drawn from the Gordonia rubripertincta genome and encodes:
- the mftG gene encoding mycofactocin system GMC family oxidoreductase MftG, coding for MSADVVIVGAGSAGCVLAEKLSRDTGRDVVLLERGPGRWPGPEERDLRRLPIGDHAPHAVRHTTDLDGLTAARGCAIGGSSVVNGGYFLRWHPDDFAAWPDGWGLDAIDAAYSELDGGEGGGTMSVTPVSDDELGDAGRAFERYWSARTAVRPIHDRWPVVGVNRVLGNRSGMLRRTAAEAYLAQALGRPNLRVVPDCEVRRLQVSDGRRVAGVHTDRFTVRAGEVVLTAGTLGTAQLLLASDLEPLDGATFLEAGEHRGLAVSYRRKEPAEPGMVLPSVLHTDGGLEIRCYRDDFATYIDGLPHSGPMVEVTAMHRSPVRLVAGGERVRLEFGEPSAEVTAAMRAGADEMVEMLHSSEFADIVVPDSVSVATVPGFSQHAWGTMPMGVRTDALGAVHGTEGLRIVDGSILPTGGRSGPHATIMMVAAHIGNRLSDGG
- the mftF gene encoding mycofactocin biosynthesis glycosyltransferase MftF (Members of this protein family, MftF, are glycosyltransferases, members of PF00535 (glycosyl transferase family 2). The encoding gene is found as part of the mycofactocin cassette, in Mycobacterium tuberculosis, many other Actinobacteria, and occasional members of other lineages. Mycofactocin itself, a putative redox carrier, is a heavily modified derivative of the C-terminal Val-Tyr dipeptide of the mycofactocin precursor MftA (TIGR03969).) yields the protein MTALDDSAPRRSRTAQRISGDDATEGRDVTGRNPADGDTLGSEAGTEERIGAQTDSDDAPSEDAGTAHTPENRTDLPDGFQVQIDLRSARGGDLRYLVGGSPTRLMRMSDTALGMTSDDGRIEVCDNVTRRLARALLDAGVANPRPMFGPRPADVTVVIPVKDNQAGVDRLLDALDGLTVVVVDDGSDVPIVADRPGVSVIRFDENRGPAAARNVGEAAATTDFVAFLDSDVVPDPDWLTVLLTHFSDPTVGIVAPRIVGLRSADRSSSLAERYENGWSSLDMGPEESAVLPSTRVPYVPSAAIVVRRSAFCGFDESLRVAEDVDACWRMHAAGWRIRYDPVARVAHDHRTDMRSVLSRRCFYGTGAAHLAARHGNRAAPLVMSVPMAAAVAALLTRTRFGAALAMLILTHLATRLRKRLGDLPAAPLVSAQLTGRAAGFGLLQAADAICRHYWPVALLLALVSRRFRTLAIQVAIVEGVVSWFRDLLADPTTPPALGPFRYLLMRRLDDLAYGAGLWQGVITHRDAEALRPVISR